One window of Myxocyprinus asiaticus isolate MX2 ecotype Aquarium Trade chromosome 4, UBuf_Myxa_2, whole genome shotgun sequence genomic DNA carries:
- the LOC127439243 gene encoding transmembrane protein 119-like, giving the protein MDHTVLCCLTGLSIILINSSGAYATPVIFNDSLEGSGQWESRSTDLIPTPSISSFLNESIMSTSINGEKHTKPLLNQVVDFLKKNLLLIVVITTLILAVFIIICLAAFLSRRRKVSTYYPCAFPSKMYVDERDKNGGARFFNEVPEKTNTSSSEEPLNSAKQLQEDIMLATKNLRTPAKAPWRERNEKVEDQKTDDEENPQSDKSHEENYSLQEDKNRNQSVVEDFVEKSQDSVPVCDMEKTDPSGSGPPDESKHPSGPENSEIQDNMNKQEVDTSGSPFISEEKTAF; this is encoded by the coding sequence ATGGACCACACCGTTCTCTGCTGCCTCACTGGCCTGTCCATCATTCTGATAAACAGCAGCGGCGCTTATGCCACCCCAGTCATTTTCAATGACTCTTTGGAAGGCAGTGGGCAGTGGGAGTCTAGAAGCACAGACCTGATCCCCACACCGAGCATTTCCTCCTTCCTCAATGAGTCTATTATGTCCACCTCCATCAATGGAGAAAAGCATACCAAGCCCCTCTTGAATCAGGTGGTGGACTTCTTAAAAAAGAACCTCCTTCTCATAGTTGTCATTACCACGTTAATTCTGGCTGTCTTCATCATCATATGTCTGGCTGCCTTCTTGAGTCGCAGACGAAAAGTCAGCACCTACTACCCATGCGCATTCCCCTCCAAGATGTACGTCGATGAGAGAGACAAGAATGGAGGAGCAAGGTTCTTTAATGAAGTTCCAGAGAAAACAAACACAAGCTCCAGTGAGGAGCCGCTGAATTCAGCTAAGCAACTCCAAGAGGACATCATGTTGGCTACCAAGAATCTTCGAACTCCAGCCAAAGCTCCATGGAGAGAGAGGAACGAAAAGGTGgaagaccaaaaaacagatgaCGAGGAAAACCCTCAGTCTGATAAGAGTCACGAGGAGAACTATAGCTTGCAAGAGGACAAGAATAGAAATCAGTCCGTTGTTGAAGATTTTGTGGAAAAGTCCCAGGACAGTGTCCCTGTTTGTGACATGGAAAAGACTGACCCCTCTGGCTCTGGCCCCCCTGATGAGAGCAAACATCCATCAGGGCCAGAGAATTCTGAGATCCAAGACAACATGAACAAACAGGAAGTTGATACTTCAGGCTCTCCATTTATCAGTGAAGAGAAAACAGCATTTTAG